A genome region from Streptomyces xanthophaeus includes the following:
- a CDS encoding ATP-grasp domain-containing protein: protein MTTGVGPRGPGVLVIEPMGNAGRFLVEAAGRLGVRLYAATREDIHDGYPDRLRAGLAGVCATDLTDTPKALDDMAAFCRQHAVTGVAACFELFTPLAALLAERTGLPGNDPRLARAARNKIEMGEVFAAAGIPAPRWAVAHDAAGAYRAAREHALGWPLVVKPAEQGGSWGVSVVDGPGRLADAVGAAQRFTHAEPHGLELDTRALLQEYIPGGEYSCDTVVAGGVAYPLPVVAKDTTEGRYRIETGHTCPSGLPAPLIRKVQHIAARAALAVGVRNGIAHTEVKIPPGSETPYVIETGARLPGDNLCEIVEAATGVSEAVAQLQAVLGLVPDTVPSRTDAASIRFLLPERGGVVRQVVIPELPGTRGEVHLRPGEVVPDPADSACRVGHVVARAETAGRARGLADRVAARSRVEVG from the coding sequence ATGACAACCGGGGTGGGCCCGCGCGGGCCGGGAGTGCTGGTGATCGAGCCGATGGGGAACGCCGGGCGGTTCCTCGTCGAGGCGGCCGGCCGGCTGGGAGTGCGCCTGTACGCGGCCACCCGCGAGGACATCCACGACGGGTACCCGGACCGGCTGCGGGCCGGCCTCGCGGGGGTGTGCGCGACGGACCTGACCGACACCCCGAAGGCCCTGGACGACATGGCCGCCTTCTGCCGGCAGCACGCCGTCACCGGTGTCGCCGCCTGCTTCGAGCTGTTCACCCCGCTCGCCGCACTGCTCGCCGAGCGGACCGGCCTGCCCGGCAACGATCCCCGACTCGCGCGCGCGGCCAGGAACAAGATCGAGATGGGTGAGGTGTTCGCGGCCGCCGGTATTCCCGCACCCCGCTGGGCGGTCGCGCACGACGCCGCCGGGGCGTACCGGGCGGCACGGGAGCACGCGCTCGGATGGCCGCTGGTGGTCAAGCCCGCGGAGCAGGGCGGTTCGTGGGGCGTGTCCGTGGTCGACGGTCCCGGCCGGCTCGCCGACGCGGTCGGCGCGGCCCAGCGGTTCACGCACGCCGAACCGCACGGCCTGGAGCTCGACACGCGGGCCCTGCTGCAGGAGTACATCCCAGGGGGGGAGTACTCCTGCGACACGGTGGTCGCGGGCGGGGTGGCCTACCCCCTGCCCGTCGTCGCGAAGGACACCACCGAGGGCCGGTACCGCATCGAGACCGGCCACACCTGCCCCTCCGGCCTGCCCGCGCCGCTGATCAGGAAGGTGCAGCACATCGCCGCGCGGGCGGCGCTCGCCGTCGGCGTCCGCAACGGGATCGCGCACACGGAGGTGAAGATTCCGCCGGGCTCGGAGACCCCGTACGTGATCGAGACCGGCGCCCGACTGCCGGGGGACAACCTGTGCGAGATCGTCGAGGCCGCGACGGGCGTGAGCGAGGCCGTGGCCCAACTCCAGGCCGTCCTCGGCCTGGTGCCCGACACCGTTCCCTCCCGTACGGACGCGGCGTCGATCCGGTTCCTGCTGCCGGAGCGCGGCGGCGTGGTGCGACAGGTGGTCATCCCGGAACTGCCCGGTACGCGGGGCGAGGTGCATCTGCGGCCCGGGGAGGTGGTGCCGGACCCGGCGGATTCGGCCTGCCGGGTCGGGCACGTGGTGGCCCGTGCGGAAACGGCCGGGCGAGCGCGCGGGCTGGCCGACCGGGTGGCCGCCCGGTCCCGAGTGGAAGTGGGCTGA
- a CDS encoding coproporphyrinogen-III oxidase family protein, translating into MTSSLHQELADHIDQGVIPPYQYSYPPRSTYRPLPEGKWSVDDVWARDLANHQVPELNLYLHVPFCDRKCGFCNLYTIISTDEDVYDAYTDALCTQIRDHAEIIQARRLRTIYIGGGTPALLKPRHFEQIFTTIGEIYPNWRSTAEEVAVEATPSSIADAPDDFKALIDMGLTRANVGIQSLVPREIREAGRGGEDEDVIRRAVRTAHELGLPDLSTDLIMGFAGQTPETWRQSVDELAALRPTTISTYFLTVRPDAWFSRTGAYQYMWQPELYERYDYARQVFLDHGYVQEGSVRYKKPGRGGYVQKVLTFHGVPLLGLGVGARSYTSVLDYMCGSVKPSAAEVADYIRRAKNHELAPVTGFELTGEELVRKRLVLDMFDLDLTELDRFGYRKHADEFEPVLEAAESNGLVHRLGRRVQLTPKGFKYRDVLSWMFYSGSVKDLDREYYENLHAANKRARKNMGATPVRITGIDLREREGAA; encoded by the coding sequence GTGACCAGCAGCCTGCACCAGGAGCTCGCCGACCACATCGACCAGGGCGTCATTCCGCCCTACCAGTACTCGTACCCGCCCCGCTCCACGTACCGCCCGCTCCCGGAGGGCAAGTGGAGCGTGGACGACGTGTGGGCGAGGGATCTCGCCAACCACCAGGTCCCCGAGCTCAATCTCTACCTGCACGTCCCCTTCTGCGACCGCAAATGCGGCTTCTGCAACCTGTACACCATCATCAGCACCGACGAGGACGTCTACGACGCCTACACCGACGCCCTCTGTACGCAGATCCGCGATCACGCGGAGATCATCCAGGCCCGGCGGTTACGCACGATCTACATAGGCGGCGGCACCCCCGCCCTGCTGAAGCCCCGCCACTTCGAGCAGATCTTCACCACCATCGGCGAGATCTACCCCAACTGGCGCTCCACGGCCGAGGAGGTCGCCGTGGAAGCCACCCCGTCGTCGATCGCCGACGCGCCCGACGATTTCAAGGCCCTCATCGACATGGGCCTCACGCGCGCCAACGTCGGCATCCAGTCCCTCGTCCCGCGCGAGATCCGCGAAGCCGGCCGCGGCGGCGAGGACGAGGACGTCATCCGCCGCGCCGTCCGCACCGCCCACGAACTCGGCCTGCCGGACCTGTCCACCGACCTGATCATGGGCTTCGCGGGACAGACACCCGAAACCTGGCGCCAGAGCGTGGACGAGCTGGCCGCGCTCCGGCCCACCACCATCAGCACCTACTTCCTCACGGTGCGGCCGGACGCCTGGTTCTCCAGGACCGGCGCCTACCAGTACATGTGGCAGCCCGAGCTGTACGAGCGCTACGACTACGCCCGCCAGGTCTTCCTCGACCACGGATACGTCCAGGAGGGCTCCGTCCGCTACAAGAAGCCCGGTCGCGGCGGCTACGTGCAGAAGGTGCTCACCTTCCACGGCGTGCCCCTGCTCGGCCTCGGGGTCGGCGCCCGCTCCTACACCAGCGTGCTCGACTACATGTGCGGCAGCGTGAAGCCCTCGGCGGCCGAGGTCGCCGATTACATCAGGAGGGCCAAGAACCACGAGCTCGCGCCCGTCACCGGTTTCGAGCTGACCGGTGAGGAGCTCGTCCGCAAGCGCCTCGTCCTCGACATGTTCGACCTCGACCTCACGGAGCTCGACCGCTTCGGCTACCGGAAGCACGCCGACGAGTTCGAGCCCGTCCTGGAAGCGGCCGAGTCCAACGGGCTCGTCCACCGTCTCGGGCGCCGCGTCCAGCTGACCCCCAAGGGCTTCAAGTACCGCGACGTGCTGTCCTGGATGTTCTACTCCGGGTCCGTCAAGGACCTCGACCGCGAGTACTACGAGAACCTCCACGCGGCGAACAAGCGCGCCCGGAAGAACATGGGGGCGACACCGGTACGGATCACCGGCATCGACCTGCGCGAGCGCGAGGGAGCCGCGTGA
- a CDS encoding DUF1152 domain-containing protein has protein sequence MRDLYIAAGGGGDPVGTLIAARTLTADRAVPADPPWIATYAWERPEVDPTARPLGAGDFDGLAHEAGGTRGGGLGGSGLGGGFASFTPATRARPPAGSTMPALARDLPARLLLLDPARGLLSLARQISSMAEAAGGRIHVVDIGGDILTHGNEPGLCSPFGDALALAACHLTGIPTTVHIAGPGLDGEIGEQPLLERLAGSHPVTPDRDAAAAAARALAWHPSEASALWAAAVHGVRGTVRTVNSVIRLTDVSPRLYPVPLQEAIGHNPVARALVDERPATLDAAADVSHRLTGIPGLESERTRTPRQDPPAGGIAFLDRDEAMTTLREAAGGADHITLRHAARSLGLAWTDIPALRALLATDTPLLRLASGPAPRPRWQRVGHVLGAAGTLPTSAEGPRAPRP, from the coding sequence GTGAGGGACCTGTACATCGCGGCGGGCGGCGGAGGAGACCCCGTCGGGACCCTCATCGCCGCCCGCACCCTCACGGCGGACCGGGCCGTCCCGGCGGATCCCCCGTGGATCGCCACCTATGCGTGGGAGCGCCCGGAGGTCGACCCGACCGCCCGCCCCCTCGGGGCGGGCGACTTCGACGGCCTCGCCCACGAGGCCGGAGGCACGCGGGGCGGCGGTCTCGGGGGCAGCGGTCTCGGGGGCGGCTTCGCATCGTTCACACCCGCCACCCGCGCCCGCCCGCCGGCCGGATCCACCATGCCCGCCCTCGCCAGGGATCTGCCCGCCCGGCTGCTGCTCCTCGACCCCGCCCGGGGACTCCTCTCCCTGGCACGGCAGATCTCATCGATGGCCGAAGCCGCGGGCGGCCGGATCCACGTCGTCGACATCGGCGGCGACATCCTGACCCACGGCAACGAGCCCGGCCTGTGCAGCCCGTTCGGGGACGCCCTCGCCCTCGCCGCCTGCCACCTCACCGGCATCCCCACGACCGTCCACATCGCGGGCCCCGGCCTCGACGGGGAGATCGGTGAACAGCCCCTCCTCGAACGCCTCGCGGGAAGCCACCCCGTCACCCCGGACCGGGACGCGGCAGCGGCGGCCGCCCGCGCACTGGCCTGGCACCCTTCCGAGGCATCCGCGCTGTGGGCCGCCGCCGTCCACGGCGTCCGCGGCACGGTCCGGACCGTGAACAGCGTCATCCGCCTCACGGACGTCTCCCCGCGGCTGTACCCCGTGCCGCTCCAGGAGGCCATCGGCCACAACCCCGTCGCCCGGGCCCTCGTCGACGAGCGCCCGGCCACCCTGGACGCCGCCGCCGACGTCTCCCACCGGCTCACCGGCATTCCCGGGCTGGAGAGCGAGCGCACCCGAACGCCCCGGCAGGACCCGCCCGCCGGGGGGATCGCCTTCCTCGACCGGGACGAGGCCATGACGACCCTTCGTGAAGCGGCCGGCGGAGCCGACCACATCACCCTCCGCCACGCCGCCCGCTCCCTCGGCCTCGCCTGGACGGACATCCCCGCCCTCCGGGCCCTCCTCGCCACGGACACCCCCCTCCTCCGGCTCGCCTCCGGGCCCGCGCCGCGGCCCCGTTGGCAGCGCGTTGGGCACGTGTTGGGTGCCGCGGGCACTCTTCCCACGTCGGCCGAGGGGCCCCGGGCACCACGCCCCTGA
- a CDS encoding AfsR/SARP family transcriptional regulator has product MHDGTELTPVAGLKVRVLLAALLLQADRVVPKDALKEAMWGERLPSSVEASFANHATRLRRILSATGDNRLLTVAPGYQLRVRDGELDVEVFETRARAAGLAHHAGDWHTVRTESDAALALWRGEPLADLSPFSEHRAPSLRVHQLAEARLQVREWAFDADLHLGRHREICTELAALAAENPLREALHRQLMLALHRSGRQADAFEVFHALRRSLVDELGTEPGAAVHQAYQELLEQEQNQEQEQERDPAPPARGPSRGTGTGASSPYQLPPSVAEFTGREAEAATVAGLLRRPVTLPDDDGEGGGSDGHRTAAPLRPVVITGMGGIGKTALAVHVARLVRDEFPDGTLYADLRGFSSGGARCAHDLLARFLADLGVRPAVLPDDTDDLATLYRTAVEGRRILLVLDNARDATQVGPLLPPDGPGAALITSRHLLAEVPGVRMVPLRPLGPDEQLTLLSKLCGADRITDEPAALADILTACGGLPLALRIVGGRLASRPSWPLALLAERLTPHRGRLQALAMGSVAVRHTFDMSYLAMRASGNDLEREAARAFRLLGLWQPHAVTTRSAAALLGTTEHDAAAALELLVDANLVHSHEPDAYALHDLLGEYAAQRAAEEVTAPEQESAILRLLTWYARAVARACAVASHESQSPPPLDGPQDPALPAFAEEAGALAWTKRELPAIREAITRAGVLGRSDIAWRLAVGLFGYATTHWWTGEWDACLRQAMDIATAHDDRLGRAWLHRRIAVAHGMANRNEQCLRHLNASLGFFTDAGDELAQASILGNVSSLYVQIGDAERGLAHAERSYELYRKVGNAASEALALSRIADAQEMRGEHDLAAAYHQKVIEALREQRHGVFLATSLTKLGDIHRQLGRREAALEAQTEALAIRRRMNDLGGTADCLAFMARTHHQFGEWDAARACWEQCRDLGLRHGMTQHIERSRAGLAALP; this is encoded by the coding sequence GTGCACGACGGTACGGAGCTGACGCCGGTCGCGGGGCTCAAGGTTCGCGTCCTGCTGGCAGCCCTGCTCCTCCAGGCGGACCGCGTGGTGCCCAAGGACGCCCTCAAAGAGGCCATGTGGGGCGAGCGGCTCCCGTCCAGCGTCGAGGCGTCCTTCGCGAACCATGCGACCCGGCTGCGCAGGATCCTCTCCGCCACCGGGGACAATCGCCTGCTCACCGTGGCCCCGGGCTATCAACTCCGCGTACGGGACGGCGAACTGGACGTCGAGGTGTTCGAGACCCGGGCGCGCGCCGCAGGTCTCGCGCATCATGCGGGGGACTGGCACACGGTCCGCACGGAGAGCGATGCGGCGCTGGCGCTGTGGCGCGGGGAGCCCCTCGCCGATCTGTCCCCGTTCTCCGAGCACCGGGCCCCGTCCCTGCGCGTCCACCAGCTCGCCGAGGCGCGCCTCCAGGTCCGCGAGTGGGCCTTCGACGCCGACCTCCACCTCGGGCGCCACCGCGAGATCTGCACCGAACTCGCCGCCCTGGCCGCCGAGAACCCGCTGCGCGAGGCACTCCACCGCCAGCTCATGCTCGCCCTGCACCGCAGTGGACGCCAGGCCGACGCGTTCGAGGTCTTCCACGCGCTGCGACGGTCGCTGGTCGACGAACTCGGTACGGAACCGGGGGCCGCCGTCCACCAGGCGTACCAGGAACTGCTCGAACAGGAACAGAATCAGGAACAAGAGCAGGAACGGGACCCGGCTCCGCCCGCCCGTGGCCCGTCGCGCGGAACGGGAACGGGGGCTTCGTCGCCTTATCAACTGCCGCCCTCCGTAGCCGAATTCACCGGGCGGGAAGCCGAGGCGGCGACGGTCGCAGGGCTGCTGCGCCGACCTGTGACGCTCCCGGACGACGACGGTGAAGGCGGCGGCAGCGACGGTCACCGGACGGCGGCGCCCCTGCGGCCCGTGGTCATCACGGGCATGGGCGGCATCGGCAAGACCGCCCTCGCCGTCCACGTGGCGCGACTGGTGCGTGACGAGTTCCCCGACGGCACCTTGTACGCGGACCTGCGCGGGTTCAGCAGCGGGGGCGCGCGCTGCGCTCACGACCTGCTCGCCCGGTTCCTGGCCGACCTCGGGGTACGCCCCGCCGTACTGCCCGACGACACCGACGACCTGGCCACCCTCTACCGGACCGCGGTCGAAGGCCGCCGTATCCTGCTGGTCCTGGACAACGCGCGGGACGCGACCCAGGTCGGCCCGCTCCTGCCGCCCGACGGCCCCGGCGCGGCCCTGATCACGAGCCGCCACCTCCTGGCAGAGGTGCCCGGTGTCAGGATGGTGCCCCTGCGGCCGCTCGGCCCCGACGAGCAGCTGACCCTGCTGTCCAAGCTCTGCGGAGCCGACCGGATCACGGACGAGCCGGCCGCCCTGGCCGACATCCTGACCGCCTGCGGCGGCCTCCCACTGGCCCTGCGGATCGTCGGTGGCCGACTCGCCTCCCGGCCGTCATGGCCGCTGGCGCTGCTGGCCGAGCGCCTCACCCCGCACCGGGGCCGCCTCCAGGCCCTGGCCATGGGCTCGGTCGCCGTACGGCACACCTTCGACATGAGCTACCTGGCGATGCGCGCGAGCGGCAACGACCTGGAGCGCGAGGCGGCCCGGGCCTTCCGGCTGCTGGGGTTGTGGCAGCCCCACGCCGTGACCACCCGGTCGGCGGCCGCCCTGCTGGGTACGACGGAGCACGACGCGGCCGCCGCACTGGAGCTGCTGGTCGACGCGAACCTCGTACACAGCCACGAGCCCGACGCGTACGCGCTCCACGACCTCCTCGGCGAGTACGCGGCGCAGCGGGCGGCGGAAGAAGTCACCGCTCCTGAGCAGGAGAGCGCCATCCTGAGGCTGCTCACCTGGTACGCACGGGCCGTCGCCAGGGCCTGTGCCGTGGCCAGCCACGAGTCACAGTCCCCACCGCCGCTCGACGGCCCGCAGGACCCGGCGCTGCCCGCGTTCGCGGAGGAGGCGGGCGCCTTGGCGTGGACCAAGCGGGAACTGCCCGCGATCCGTGAGGCCATCACCCGGGCCGGGGTGCTCGGACGCTCGGACATCGCCTGGCGTCTGGCCGTCGGGCTGTTCGGGTACGCGACCACGCACTGGTGGACCGGCGAGTGGGACGCCTGCCTGCGACAGGCCATGGACATCGCGACGGCGCACGACGACAGGCTCGGGCGTGCCTGGCTCCACCGCAGGATCGCCGTGGCCCACGGGATGGCGAACCGCAACGAGCAGTGCCTGAGGCACCTGAACGCGTCGCTCGGATTCTTCACCGACGCCGGCGACGAACTGGCGCAGGCCTCGATCCTGGGCAACGTGTCGAGCCTGTACGTCCAGATCGGGGACGCGGAGCGGGGGCTCGCCCACGCCGAGCGGTCGTACGAGCTGTACCGGAAGGTCGGCAACGCCGCCAGCGAGGCGCTGGCCCTGAGCCGGATCGCGGACGCCCAGGAAATGCGCGGCGAACACGACCTGGCGGCGGCGTACCACCAGAAGGTCATCGAGGCACTCCGCGAGCAGCGGCACGGCGTCTTCCTGGCCACCAGTCTGACCAAACTCGGCGACATCCACCGGCAACTCGGCCGCCGTGAAGCGGCGTTGGAGGCGCAGACGGAGGCGCTGGCCATCCGGCGGCGGATGAACGACCTCGGCGGGACGGCCGACTGCCTGGCCTTCATGGCCCGGACGCACCATCAGTTCGGCGAGTGGGACGCCGCGCGGGCCTGCTGGGAGCAGTGCCGGGACCTGGGGCTGCGCCACGGCATGACGCAGCACATCGAGCGGAGCCGTGCGGGCCTGGCCGCGCTGCCGTAG
- a CDS encoding peptidoglycan-binding domain-containing protein: MPEKLTSRIAVVAAAAAVLTGVMTGGSASASTTAPYVGNGYTNNTHAVWCVQRMINYAIDRGRYWGVAKVAEDGVWGPKTRQAVVDVQKGTGGSLKADGIVGPQTGDMLMFEGDPYYSGGGAGNGYCHTYLPTTY; the protein is encoded by the coding sequence ATGCCCGAAAAGCTCACTTCCCGGATCGCCGTCGTGGCGGCGGCCGCCGCCGTGCTCACCGGCGTGATGACCGGCGGCAGCGCGAGCGCTTCGACCACGGCCCCGTACGTCGGCAACGGCTACACGAACAACACGCACGCCGTGTGGTGCGTGCAGCGCATGATCAATTATGCGATCGACCGCGGCCGTTACTGGGGTGTCGCCAAGGTCGCCGAGGACGGCGTCTGGGGCCCGAAGACCCGCCAGGCCGTCGTGGACGTCCAGAAGGGCACGGGCGGCAGCCTGAAGGCCGACGGCATCGTGGGCCCGCAGACCGGCGACATGCTGATGTTCGAAGGGGACCCCTACTACAGCGGCGGCGGGGCGGGCAACGGCTACTGCCACACCTACCTGCCGACCACCTACTAG
- a CDS encoding peptidoglycan-binding domain-containing protein, which translates to MPRTLARRTALVTAATALAATVMGGTANASTSASYIGDGYRNNTHGVWCVQEIINNWYEGWGPGSPRIDEDGIWGPQTKRALQQFQEAFSVKPDGVVGPQTGYALLTNDAYDPYQGRNGYCYSYIPTPAGY; encoded by the coding sequence ATGCCGAGGACTCTTGCCCGCCGGACCGCTCTCGTGACGGCGGCGACCGCACTGGCCGCCACCGTGATGGGCGGCACCGCGAACGCCTCCACCAGCGCCTCGTACATCGGCGACGGTTACCGGAACAACACCCATGGCGTGTGGTGTGTCCAGGAGATCATCAACAACTGGTACGAGGGCTGGGGCCCCGGTTCCCCGCGGATCGACGAGGACGGCATCTGGGGGCCTCAGACCAAGCGGGCCCTGCAGCAGTTCCAGGAGGCGTTCAGCGTGAAGCCGGACGGTGTCGTGGGCCCGCAGACCGGCTACGCGCTGCTGACGAATGACGCCTACGACCCGTACCAGGGCCGTAACGGCTACTGCTACTCGTACATCCCCACCCCCGCCGGCTACTAG
- a CDS encoding YceI family protein: MVVTTWFFEPGHTAAEFRARHMMVTYVRGQLKNVHGSLVVDPDRPEEARVEATIDATQVYTGQPQRDAHLRSADFFDVEHHPTWTFAGSRVHQVSGTEFEVTGDLTVRGVTRPVTFDVTYLGQWDTPWWEEGRNLGPRRRAGFVATARIDRHEFGVSWNDVVDRGGVVVSPMVDVTVDVEAVLDPGATAT; encoded by the coding sequence ATGGTCGTGACCACATGGTTCTTCGAACCCGGCCACACCGCGGCGGAGTTCCGGGCCAGGCACATGATGGTCACCTACGTGCGCGGACAGCTCAAGAACGTGCACGGCTCGCTGGTGGTCGATCCCGACCGGCCGGAGGAGGCTCGCGTCGAGGCGACGATCGACGCGACCCAGGTGTACACCGGTCAGCCCCAGCGCGACGCCCACCTCCGCAGTGCCGATTTCTTCGACGTCGAGCACCACCCGACGTGGACGTTCGCCGGGTCGCGCGTCCACCAGGTGAGCGGAACCGAGTTCGAGGTCACCGGAGATCTCACGGTACGCGGCGTGACGCGCCCCGTGACGTTCGACGTCACCTACCTGGGGCAGTGGGACACCCCTTGGTGGGAGGAGGGGCGGAACCTCGGCCCCCGGCGACGCGCCGGATTCGTCGCCACGGCGCGCATCGACCGGCATGAGTTCGGGGTGAGCTGGAACGATGTGGTCGACCGCGGCGGAGTGGTCGTCAGCCCCATGGTCGACGTCACGGTCGACGTCGAGGCCGTCCTCGACCCCGGCGCAACGGCCACCTGA
- a CDS encoding cytochrome P450, with amino-acid sequence MSQAMLRQIIDYSNRADPYPLYEELRKTPVFHDADGPYVVSTYYEIQSLLHDPRLSSDPRNLTLPSSDPLAQEDGDDSALPPVFIKLDPPDHDRLRRITNRPFGPPHSPHKVHDMRGELAGIVSGLIEGIVDAGSPERIDLVDQFSYPFPVTVICRLLGVPHEDEPRFHGWADTLAASLDPDPDAAPGEKPKAAADAQMELGMYLAGLIEERRKDPGEDMLSQLAAATEEADGSMSALEAISTAALLLIAGHETTVNLITNGMLTLLRHPDVLQRLREDPQLSVPIVEELLRYEPPVQLLPRRSTLDDIEMAGVNIPKGATVSLILASGNRDPKRFEHPDRFDPDRGDIQHLGLGSGIHSCFGAPLARMEAQLALSELARRLENPRLLEDPPPYRQNAVLRGPRHLPIACDGIRP; translated from the coding sequence ATGAGCCAAGCCATGCTCCGGCAGATCATCGACTACTCCAACCGCGCCGATCCCTACCCGCTGTACGAGGAGCTGCGCAAAACGCCGGTGTTCCACGACGCGGACGGGCCGTACGTCGTCAGCACGTACTACGAGATACAGAGCCTGCTGCACGATCCGCGCCTCAGCTCCGACCCCCGCAACCTGACACTGCCGTCGAGCGACCCGCTGGCGCAGGAGGACGGGGACGACTCGGCGCTGCCCCCGGTGTTCATCAAGCTCGACCCGCCCGACCACGACCGGCTGCGCCGCATCACGAACCGGCCGTTCGGGCCGCCGCACTCGCCGCACAAGGTCCACGACATGCGCGGCGAGCTGGCCGGCATCGTCTCGGGCCTCATCGAAGGCATCGTCGACGCGGGGTCCCCGGAACGGATCGACCTGGTCGACCAGTTCTCCTACCCCTTCCCGGTGACGGTGATCTGCCGACTGCTCGGTGTGCCGCACGAGGACGAGCCCCGCTTCCACGGCTGGGCCGACACCCTCGCCGCCAGCCTGGACCCCGATCCCGACGCCGCCCCCGGCGAGAAGCCGAAGGCCGCCGCCGACGCACAGATGGAGCTCGGCATGTACCTGGCCGGGCTGATCGAGGAGCGCCGCAAGGACCCGGGCGAGGACATGCTGTCCCAGCTGGCGGCCGCCACCGAGGAGGCGGACGGGTCCATGAGCGCGCTGGAGGCCATCAGCACCGCGGCGCTGCTGCTGATCGCGGGCCACGAGACCACGGTCAACCTGATCACGAACGGCATGCTGACCCTCCTGCGCCACCCGGACGTCCTCCAGCGGCTTCGCGAGGACCCGCAGCTGTCCGTACCGATCGTCGAGGAACTGCTGCGTTACGAACCGCCCGTGCAGCTCCTGCCGCGGCGCAGCACGCTCGACGACATCGAGATGGCGGGGGTGAACATCCCCAAGGGGGCCACGGTTTCGCTCATCCTGGCCTCCGGGAACCGCGACCCGAAGCGGTTCGAGCACCCGGACCGCTTCGACCCCGACCGCGGGGACATCCAGCACCTCGGCCTCGGCAGCGGCATCCACAGCTGCTTCGGCGCCCCGCTGGCGCGCATGGAGGCCCAGCTGGCCCTCAGCGAGCTGGCCCGCCGACTGGAGAACCCGCGGCTGCTGGAGGACCCGCCCCCGTACCGCCAGAACGCGGTGCTCCGCGGCCCCCGCCACCTGCCGATCGCCTGCGACGGCATCCGCCCCTGA